A region of Streptomyces sp. NBC_00654 DNA encodes the following proteins:
- a CDS encoding DUF3039 domain-containing protein: MSTLEPERGAGTGTLVEPTPQVSNGDGDHERYAHYVQKDKIMASALEGTPVVALCGKVWVPGRDPKKYPVCPMCKEIYESMGAGGDKDKGKGGKDKK; the protein is encoded by the coding sequence ATGAGCACTCTTGAGCCCGAGCGCGGGGCAGGTACGGGGACCCTCGTAGAGCCGACGCCGCAGGTGTCGAACGGCGACGGCGACCACGAGCGCTACGCCCATTACGTCCAGAAGGACAAGATCATGGCGAGCGCCCTGGAGGGCACTCCCGTGGTGGCACTGTGCGGCAAGGTCTGGGTACCGGGGCGTGACCCCAAGAAGTATCCGGTCTGTCCCATGTGCAAGGAGATCTACGAGTCCATGGGCGCCGGCGGCGACAAGGACAAGGGCAAGGGCGGCAAGGACAAGAAGTAG
- a CDS encoding (2Fe-2S)-binding protein: MSNEENPGQQGHSGGSDPHYGAWQPTPQSGEYDADATAFVHLPPEDLANVPLAAPGHGYVPPMILPLTPAVGLDPTATGSWVVQTQAQQAQAEARAQNQAPGAVHWPDPNQQGLQNQHGLQNQQGLQHQQGPPAEQRMHEEQRMRDEQYMRAQQDLSGQGNQPDRQGFPDQQSLSDQHGLSDRHGLADQHGLSDPYLSPYQETAHSTAQWNFSEVTGEPPAAAAGPETIEPVGHTGEWTIPVADGDLPDESGEFLASAQAPQWYADSAPPATLPGGAPAPWAAPEAPASVLLPLPAPETTAAASSAEAVATVEPSAESPVSGPVDHGHIDAQAPAGVSADVLTDAPLDVHADADAPLDVHADADADAEEFTGEFTEAVAGTVAGTTAEEAAEETAGAAEETAAAAAEPVTGAAAEPVSEPAGEPVAEVTVEGLSEHPAASYLLHVNGVDRPVTDAWIGESLLYVLRERLGLAGAKDGCSQGECGACNVQVDGRLVASCLVPAATAAGSEVRTVEGLAVDGEPSDVQRALARCGAVQCGFCIPGMAMTVHDLLEGNHAPSELETRQALCGNLCRCSGYRGVLDAVAEVVEAREASAEAAGTAAHDHDEDEARIPHQAAPGAGSVRRPHPHEGGAL; the protein is encoded by the coding sequence GTGAGCAATGAGGAAAACCCCGGACAGCAGGGGCACTCCGGCGGGTCCGACCCGCACTACGGGGCCTGGCAGCCGACCCCGCAGAGCGGTGAGTACGACGCCGACGCGACCGCGTTCGTCCACCTGCCGCCGGAGGACCTGGCCAACGTCCCGCTGGCCGCGCCCGGCCACGGGTACGTACCGCCGATGATCCTGCCGCTCACCCCCGCGGTGGGCCTGGACCCGACGGCGACGGGCAGCTGGGTCGTGCAGACGCAGGCCCAGCAGGCGCAGGCCGAGGCGAGGGCGCAGAACCAGGCCCCCGGCGCGGTGCACTGGCCGGACCCGAACCAGCAGGGTCTGCAGAACCAGCACGGTCTGCAGAACCAGCAGGGCCTGCAGCACCAGCAGGGGCCGCCGGCCGAGCAGCGCATGCACGAGGAACAGCGCATGCGCGACGAGCAGTACATGCGCGCCCAGCAGGACCTGTCGGGTCAGGGCAACCAGCCGGACCGGCAGGGCTTTCCGGACCAGCAGAGCCTTTCGGACCAGCACGGCCTGTCCGATCGGCACGGCCTGGCGGACCAGCACGGCCTGTCCGACCCGTACCTGTCGCCGTACCAGGAGACCGCGCACTCGACGGCCCAATGGAACTTCAGCGAGGTCACCGGCGAGCCGCCGGCGGCCGCCGCGGGGCCGGAGACCATCGAGCCCGTGGGCCACACCGGCGAGTGGACGATCCCGGTGGCGGACGGGGATCTGCCGGACGAGTCGGGCGAGTTCCTGGCTTCGGCGCAGGCACCCCAGTGGTACGCGGACAGCGCGCCTCCGGCCACGCTGCCGGGCGGCGCCCCCGCACCGTGGGCAGCACCGGAGGCCCCGGCCTCGGTTCTGCTTCCGCTTCCGGCGCCCGAGACCACCGCCGCCGCCTCCTCCGCCGAAGCGGTCGCCACGGTCGAGCCCTCCGCCGAGTCGCCCGTGTCCGGCCCCGTTGACCACGGGCACATCGACGCGCAGGCCCCCGCAGGTGTGTCCGCCGACGTACTCACCGACGCGCCGCTCGACGTCCACGCCGACGCCGACGCGCCGCTCGACGTCCACGCGGACGCGGACGCCGACGCCGAAGAGTTCACCGGAGAGTTCACCGAGGCAGTCGCCGGGACCGTCGCCGGAACGACTGCCGAAGAAGCCGCGGAAGAGACCGCCGGAGCCGCCGAAGAGACCGCCGCAGCGGCCGCCGAGCCGGTGACCGGAGCAGCCGCGGAACCCGTATCGGAACCGGCCGGGGAACCGGTCGCCGAAGTGACGGTCGAGGGTCTCAGCGAGCATCCCGCGGCCTCCTACCTCCTGCATGTGAACGGCGTCGACCGCCCGGTGACCGACGCCTGGATCGGCGAGTCCCTGCTCTACGTGCTCCGTGAACGCCTCGGTCTCGCCGGTGCCAAGGACGGCTGCTCGCAGGGCGAATGCGGGGCCTGCAACGTCCAGGTCGACGGCCGTCTCGTCGCGTCCTGCCTGGTCCCCGCGGCCACGGCGGCGGGCAGCGAGGTCCGTACGGTCGAGGGCCTCGCCGTCGACGGCGAGCCGTCCGACGTCCAGCGGGCACTCGCCCGTTGCGGAGCCGTCCAGTGCGGCTTCTGCATCCCCGGCATGGCCATGACCGTCCACGACCTGCTGGAGGGCAACCACGCCCCCAGCGAACTGGAGACGCGCCAGGCACTCTGCGGCAACCTCTGCCGCTGCTCCGGATACCGGGGTGTGCTCGACGCCGTGGCCGAGGTCGTGGAGGCCAGGGAGGCGAGCGCGGAAGCGGCCGGGACCGCCGCGCACGACCACGACGAGGACGAAGCGCGTATTCCGCACCAGGCCGCGCCCGGTGCGGGCAGTGTCCGCAGGCCCCACCCGCACGAGGGAGGCGCGCTGTGA
- a CDS encoding xanthine dehydrogenase family protein subunit M: MTTHAPQAMQSVTLPASLDEAVAALGAMPAAVPVAGGTDLMAAVNKGLLRPSGLVGLGRISELRGWHYQDGHALLGAGLTHARMGRPDFAALIPALAASARAAGPPQIRNAGTLGGNIATAAPTGDTLPVLAALEAELVIAGPGGARREIPVSHLLAGRELLEPAELVGFVRVPLLHAPQVFLKATGRTGPGRATASVAIVLDPARRGVRCAVGAIAPMPLRPLEAERWIASLIDWDGERGLAPDALAAFGEYVAAACIPDQAPPEDGGEAPPLSPAVLHLRRTVAALARRALGRALS, from the coding sequence TTGACCACGCACGCACCGCAGGCGATGCAGTCGGTGACGCTGCCGGCCTCGTTGGACGAGGCCGTGGCGGCACTCGGCGCCATGCCCGCCGCAGTTCCGGTCGCCGGTGGCACGGACCTGATGGCGGCCGTCAACAAGGGGCTGCTGCGCCCCTCCGGACTGGTCGGTCTCGGCCGGATCAGCGAGCTGCGCGGCTGGCACTACCAGGACGGTCACGCGCTGCTCGGCGCCGGCCTCACCCACGCACGCATGGGACGGCCCGACTTCGCCGCCCTCATCCCCGCGCTCGCCGCCTCCGCGCGCGCGGCGGGCCCGCCCCAGATCCGTAACGCCGGAACACTCGGCGGCAACATCGCCACCGCCGCGCCGACCGGTGACACCCTGCCGGTCCTCGCGGCCCTGGAGGCCGAACTCGTCATCGCGGGCCCCGGCGGAGCCCGCCGCGAGATCCCGGTCTCGCACCTGCTGGCCGGCCGCGAGCTGCTCGAACCCGCCGAGCTGGTCGGCTTCGTCCGCGTACCGCTGCTGCACGCCCCGCAGGTGTTCCTGAAGGCGACCGGCCGCACCGGACCGGGCCGCGCCACCGCCTCCGTCGCGATCGTCCTGGACCCGGCCCGGCGCGGTGTGCGCTGCGCGGTCGGCGCCATCGCGCCGATGCCGCTGCGCCCGCTGGAGGCCGAGCGCTGGATCGCCTCGCTGATCGACTGGGACGGCGAACGCGGGCTGGCCCCCGACGCGCTGGCCGCCTTCGGCGAGTACGTCGCCGCGGCCTGCATCCCGGACCAGGCACCACCGGAAGACGGGGGAGAGGCACCACCGCTGTCCCCGGCCGTACTGCACCTGCGGCGTACCGTCGCCGCACTGGCCCGACGCGCGCTGGGGAGGGCACTGTCGTGA
- a CDS encoding carbohydrate ABC transporter permease, translating to MRTALRVRRPGRLAAEAAALLIAAAVAFPLYWMVLSAVKPAGEIQSAEARPWTLSPSLDSFRRVFEQQDFGRYFLNSLLVAGTVVLASALIAFLAATAVTRFRFRFRTTLLIMFLVAQMVPVEALTIPLFFLMRDFGQLNTLGSLILPHLAFSLPFAIWMLRGFVKAVPEALEEAAYIDGASRTRFLWQILFPLVFPGLVATSVFSFISTWNDFLFAKSFIISDTSQSTLPMALLVFFKPDENDWGGIMAASTVMTIPVLVFFVLVQRRLVSGLGGAVKD from the coding sequence CTGCGCACCGCCCTGCGGGTCCGCCGGCCCGGCCGGCTGGCGGCCGAGGCGGCGGCCCTGCTGATCGCCGCCGCCGTCGCCTTCCCGCTGTACTGGATGGTGCTCTCCGCCGTGAAACCGGCGGGCGAGATCCAGTCGGCCGAGGCCCGTCCCTGGACGCTTTCCCCGTCGCTCGACTCGTTCCGCCGGGTCTTCGAACAGCAGGACTTCGGCCGCTACTTCCTCAACAGCCTGCTCGTCGCGGGCACGGTCGTCCTCGCGTCCGCGCTGATCGCGTTCCTGGCCGCCACGGCCGTGACCAGATTCCGGTTCCGCTTCCGCACCACGCTGCTGATCATGTTCCTGGTCGCGCAGATGGTGCCGGTCGAAGCGCTGACCATCCCGCTGTTCTTCCTGATGCGGGACTTCGGACAGCTGAACACCCTGGGCTCGCTGATCCTGCCACACCTCGCCTTCTCGCTGCCGTTCGCGATCTGGATGCTGCGGGGCTTCGTCAAGGCGGTCCCGGAGGCGCTGGAGGAGGCCGCGTACATCGACGGGGCGAGCCGCACCCGCTTCCTGTGGCAGATCCTCTTCCCGCTGGTCTTCCCGGGCCTCGTGGCGACGAGCGTCTTCTCCTTCATCTCGACCTGGAACGACTTCCTCTTCGCCAAGTCGTTCATCATCAGCGACACCTCCCAGTCGACGCTCCCGATGGCGCTGCTGGTGTTCTTCAAGCCCGACGAGAACGACTGGGGAGGGATCATGGCAGCCTCGACGGTGATGACCATTCCCGTGCTGGTCTTCTTCGTACTCGTACAGCGACGCCTGGTCTCGGGACTGGGCGGAGCGGTTAAGGACTGA
- a CDS encoding beta-N-acetylhexosaminidase, which translates to MRMDLIPAPRNTRGAGRPGFAPDRDTTITAAPGTESTARWLRTTLGAAFGLPLAPRADSVTGPDSATGSASAPGAENATRAGNTVELLIDPALEAEGYRLSVDPGHGIRITGGSAAGVFWGAQTLRQLLGPEAYRRAPVTAEPDLGLPALEIEDGPRFAWRGLMLDVSRHFMPKDDVLRYLDLLAAHKLNVFHFHLTDDQGWRVEIKRHPRLTEVGAWRSRTKYGHRASELWDETPYGGYYTQDDIREIVAYAAERHISVVPEIDIPGHSQAAISAYPELGNTDVIDTTTLSVWDTWGINPNVLAPTDNTLRFFEGVFEEILELFPATTSPFIHVGGDECLKDQWQKSPTAQARIAELGLAGEDGLQAWFIGHFDTWLTERGRRLIGWDEILEGGLPQGAAVSSWRGYAGGVAAAEAGHDVVMCPEQQVYLDHRQHGGPDEPMPIGFIRTLEDVYRFEPVPPGLSEEAARHILGTQANVWTEVMQNRARVDYQVFPRLAAFAEVAWSALPASADRDFAEFERRMTTHYARLDALGVDYRPPGGPLPRQQRPGILGRPLDGPPPNV; encoded by the coding sequence ATGCGCATGGACCTGATCCCGGCGCCCCGTAACACCCGTGGGGCGGGGCGGCCCGGATTCGCTCCGGACCGGGACACCACCATCACCGCGGCACCCGGCACCGAGAGCACGGCACGCTGGCTGCGCACCACGCTCGGGGCCGCCTTCGGCCTGCCGCTGGCGCCGCGCGCCGACAGCGTGACGGGCCCCGACAGCGCTACGGGCTCCGCCAGTGCGCCGGGCGCGGAGAACGCCACCCGCGCCGGGAACACCGTGGAACTGCTCATCGACCCGGCCCTGGAGGCCGAGGGCTACCGGCTGTCCGTCGACCCCGGACACGGCATCCGCATCACCGGCGGCAGCGCCGCAGGCGTCTTCTGGGGCGCGCAGACGCTCCGCCAGCTGCTGGGTCCCGAGGCCTACCGGCGCGCCCCGGTGACCGCGGAACCGGACCTGGGTCTCCCCGCACTGGAGATCGAGGACGGGCCCCGCTTCGCCTGGCGCGGCCTCATGCTCGACGTCTCACGGCACTTCATGCCCAAGGACGACGTCCTGCGCTATCTCGACCTCCTCGCCGCCCACAAGCTGAACGTCTTCCACTTCCACCTCACCGACGACCAGGGCTGGCGCGTGGAGATCAAGCGTCACCCCCGCCTCACCGAGGTCGGCGCCTGGCGCTCCCGTACCAAATACGGTCACCGGGCCTCCGAACTGTGGGACGAGACCCCGTACGGCGGCTACTACACGCAGGACGACATCCGCGAGATCGTCGCGTACGCCGCCGAGCGGCATATCAGCGTCGTCCCCGAGATCGACATCCCCGGCCACTCGCAGGCCGCCATCAGCGCGTACCCCGAACTGGGCAACACCGACGTCATCGACACCACCACCCTCTCCGTCTGGGACACCTGGGGCATCAACCCGAACGTACTCGCCCCCACTGACAACACCCTGCGCTTCTTCGAGGGCGTCTTCGAGGAGATCCTGGAGCTCTTCCCTGCCACGACCTCGCCATTCATCCACGTCGGCGGCGACGAGTGCCTGAAGGACCAGTGGCAAAAGTCCCCGACCGCCCAGGCCCGGATCGCCGAACTCGGCCTGGCCGGCGAGGACGGGCTCCAGGCCTGGTTCATCGGACACTTCGACACCTGGCTCACCGAGCGCGGCCGCCGCCTCATCGGCTGGGACGAGATCCTCGAAGGCGGCCTTCCCCAGGGCGCCGCGGTCTCCTCGTGGCGCGGTTACGCGGGCGGAGTCGCCGCCGCCGAGGCAGGGCACGACGTCGTGATGTGCCCCGAGCAGCAGGTCTACCTGGACCACCGTCAGCACGGCGGCCCCGACGAGCCGATGCCGATCGGGTTCATCCGGACCCTGGAGGACGTCTACCGCTTCGAGCCCGTACCGCCGGGCCTCTCCGAGGAGGCGGCCCGTCACATCCTGGGCACCCAGGCCAACGTGTGGACCGAGGTCATGCAGAACCGGGCCCGTGTCGACTACCAGGTCTTCCCGCGCCTCGCGGCGTTCGCGGAGGTCGCGTGGTCGGCGCTGCCCGCCTCCGCCGACCGGGACTTCGCGGAGTTCGAGCGCCGTATGACCACGCACTACGCCCGGCTCGACGCCCTCGGCGTCGACTACCGCCCGCCGGGCGGCCCGTTGCCCCGGCAGCAGCGCCCCGGCATCCTCGGACGCCCGCTGGACGGTCCGCCCCCGAACGTCTGA
- a CDS encoding xanthine dehydrogenase family protein molybdopterin-binding subunit, whose protein sequence is MSSDAATAANATSTSLPRIDATGSGPGPDEEKPALGLGVSLPPADTRAKTEGTFPYAADLWAEGLLWAAVLRSPHPHARILSVDVSAAVEMPGVRAVVTHEDVPGDSAYGRRVVDRPVFASDLVRHHGEPIAAVAADHPDTARLAAAAIAVEYEVLEPVTDPEKAFAAEPLHPDGNLIRHIPLRYGDPEATGEVVVEGLYRIGRQDPAPIGAEAGLAVPRPDGGVEIYTASTDPHTDRDLAAACFGLAADQVKIVVTGVPGATGDREDPGFQIPLGLLALRTGCPVKLAATREESFLGHAHRHPTLLRYRHHADAEGRLVKVEAQILLDAGAYADSSSESLAAAVAFACGPYVVPHAFIEGWAVRTNNPPSGHVRGEGAMQVCAAYEGQMDKLAAKLGMDPAELRLRNVLSTGDILPTGQTVTCPAPVEELLGAVRDFPLPVLPKDAPEDDWLLPGGPEGAGEPGAVRRGVGYALGMVHMLGAEGTDEVSTATVRVHDGIATVICAAVETGQGFTTLARQIVQETLGIEEVHVASVDTDQPPAGPATHGRHTWVSGGAVERAAKMVRTQLLQPLAHKFGMSTELLQIADGKITSYDGVLSTTVTEAMDGKELWATAQCRPHPTEPLDDSGQGDAFVGLAFCAIRAVVDVDIEIGSIRVVEMAVAQDVGRILNPAQLAIRIEAGITQGIGAALTENLRTARGLIRHPDLTGYALPTSLDAPDIRIVKLVEERDVVAPFGAKPASAVPVVTAPAAVASAVRSATGRPVNRLPVRPQAAVATPKS, encoded by the coding sequence GTGAGCAGCGACGCAGCCACCGCGGCCAACGCGACCAGCACCAGCCTGCCCAGGATCGACGCCACGGGCAGCGGCCCCGGCCCGGACGAGGAGAAGCCCGCACTCGGCCTCGGTGTCTCGCTCCCGCCCGCCGACACCCGCGCCAAGACCGAGGGCACCTTCCCGTACGCGGCCGACCTGTGGGCCGAAGGCCTGCTGTGGGCGGCCGTGCTGCGCTCGCCGCACCCGCACGCCCGGATCCTGTCCGTCGATGTTTCCGCCGCGGTGGAGATGCCCGGGGTGCGGGCCGTCGTCACGCACGAGGACGTGCCCGGGGACAGCGCCTACGGCCGCCGGGTCGTCGACCGCCCGGTGTTCGCGTCCGACCTGGTACGCCACCACGGTGAACCGATCGCCGCGGTCGCCGCCGACCACCCGGACACGGCGCGCCTGGCCGCGGCGGCGATCGCCGTCGAGTACGAGGTCCTGGAACCGGTCACGGACCCGGAGAAGGCCTTCGCCGCCGAGCCCCTGCACCCGGACGGCAACCTCATCCGCCATATCCCGCTGCGCTACGGCGACCCGGAGGCGACCGGCGAGGTCGTCGTCGAGGGCCTCTACCGCATCGGCCGCCAGGACCCGGCCCCGATCGGCGCCGAGGCCGGGCTCGCGGTGCCCCGCCCCGACGGCGGCGTGGAGATCTACACGGCCTCCACCGACCCGCACACCGACCGCGACCTGGCCGCCGCCTGCTTCGGCCTGGCGGCGGACCAGGTGAAGATCGTCGTGACCGGCGTCCCCGGCGCGACCGGCGACCGCGAGGACCCGGGCTTCCAGATCCCGCTCGGCCTGCTCGCCCTGCGTACCGGCTGCCCGGTGAAACTGGCCGCCACCCGCGAGGAGTCCTTCCTCGGCCACGCCCACCGCCACCCGACGCTGCTGCGCTACCGCCACCACGCGGACGCGGAGGGCCGGCTGGTCAAGGTCGAGGCCCAGATCCTGCTGGACGCGGGTGCGTACGCCGACTCCTCGTCCGAGTCCCTGGCCGCGGCCGTGGCCTTCGCCTGCGGCCCGTACGTCGTACCGCACGCCTTCATCGAGGGCTGGGCGGTCCGTACGAACAACCCGCCCTCCGGCCATGTGCGCGGCGAGGGCGCGATGCAGGTCTGTGCCGCGTACGAGGGCCAGATGGACAAGCTGGCCGCCAAGCTCGGCATGGACCCGGCGGAACTGCGCCTGCGCAACGTCCTGTCCACCGGCGACATCCTGCCCACCGGCCAGACGGTGACCTGCCCGGCCCCGGTGGAAGAACTCCTCGGTGCCGTACGGGACTTCCCGCTCCCCGTGCTGCCCAAGGACGCCCCGGAGGACGACTGGCTGCTCCCCGGCGGCCCGGAGGGCGCGGGCGAGCCCGGGGCCGTACGCCGGGGTGTCGGATACGCGCTCGGCATGGTGCACATGCTGGGCGCCGAGGGCACGGACGAGGTCTCCACGGCCACGGTCCGGGTCCACGACGGCATCGCCACGGTCATCTGCGCGGCGGTGGAGACCGGCCAGGGGTTCACCACGCTGGCCCGCCAGATCGTCCAGGAGACCCTGGGTATCGAAGAGGTTCACGTCGCCTCGGTCGACACCGACCAGCCCCCGGCGGGCCCGGCGACGCACGGCCGTCACACCTGGGTGTCGGGCGGTGCGGTGGAACGGGCCGCCAAGATGGTCCGCACCCAGCTCCTCCAGCCGCTCGCCCACAAGTTCGGGATGTCCACCGAGCTGCTCCAGATCGCCGACGGCAAGATCACCTCGTACGACGGTGTCCTCTCCACGACGGTCACGGAGGCCATGGACGGCAAGGAACTCTGGGCCACCGCCCAGTGCCGCCCCCATCCCACCGAACCGCTCGACGATTCCGGCCAGGGCGACGCGTTCGTCGGCCTCGCCTTCTGCGCGATCCGCGCCGTGGTGGACGTCGACATCGAGATCGGCTCGATCCGGGTGGTCGAGATGGCCGTCGCCCAGGACGTGGGCCGGATCCTCAACCCCGCCCAGCTGGCCATCCGTATCGAGGCGGGCATCACCCAGGGCATCGGCGCGGCCCTCACGGAGAACCTCCGGACCGCCCGTGGCCTGATCCGCCACCCCGACCTCACGGGGTACGCACTTCCGACGTCCCTGGACGCTCCGGACATTCGCATCGTCAAACTGGTCGAGGAACGCGACGTGGTGGCCCCCTTCGGCGCCAAGCCCGCCTCGGCCGTACCCGTCGTGACCGCCCCCGCCGCAGTGGCCTCCGCCGTCCGCTCGGCAACCGGACGCCCGGTCAACCGCCTGCCGGTCCGGCCCCAGGCGGCGGTGGCAACGCCCAAGTCCTGA
- a CDS encoding carbohydrate ABC transporter permease — MTTDTTACKSSGPTGPTGPSGASGRGGRAAGRPPRRLRSPSTRRPGWTPWLYLLPALVLLAGLLVYPIYQLGLISFLEYTQAQVSGGEPTTFKGLGNYATLFDDGQFWQVLLATVVFAAACVLATLLVGCALAVLLTRIRALPRLALMMAALGAWATPAITGSTVWVFLFDPDFGPVNKVLGLGDFSWTYGRYSAFALVLLEVLWCSFPFVMVTVYAGIRAIPTEVLEAASLDGASHWRVWRSVMAPMLRPILIVVTIQSIIWDFKVFTQIYVMTNGGGIAGQNLVLNVYAYQKAFASSQYSLGSAIGVVMLVILLAVTLVYLRLVRRQGEEL; from the coding sequence ATGACCACGGACACCACGGCGTGCAAGAGCTCCGGCCCGACCGGCCCGACCGGTCCGTCCGGGGCGTCCGGGCGCGGCGGCCGCGCGGCCGGACGCCCGCCCCGGAGGCTCCGCTCCCCGTCCACCCGGCGCCCCGGCTGGACCCCCTGGCTCTATCTGCTGCCCGCGCTCGTCCTGCTGGCCGGGCTGCTGGTCTACCCGATCTACCAGCTCGGCCTGATCTCCTTCCTGGAGTACACCCAGGCCCAGGTCAGCGGTGGCGAACCGACCACCTTCAAGGGCCTCGGCAACTACGCGACCCTCTTCGACGACGGCCAGTTCTGGCAGGTGCTCCTCGCCACCGTGGTCTTCGCCGCGGCCTGTGTGCTGGCCACCCTGCTGGTCGGCTGCGCGCTCGCCGTCCTGCTGACCCGGATCCGCGCCCTGCCCCGGCTCGCGCTGATGATGGCCGCGCTGGGCGCCTGGGCGACGCCCGCGATCACCGGCTCCACCGTCTGGGTCTTTCTCTTCGACCCTGACTTCGGACCCGTCAACAAGGTGCTGGGGCTGGGCGACTTCTCCTGGACGTACGGGCGCTACAGCGCCTTCGCGCTGGTGCTCCTCGAAGTCCTCTGGTGCTCGTTCCCGTTCGTCATGGTGACGGTGTACGCGGGGATCCGGGCCATCCCCACCGAGGTGCTGGAGGCCGCGTCGCTGGACGGCGCCTCCCACTGGCGCGTCTGGCGTTCCGTCATGGCGCCGATGCTGCGCCCGATCCTGATCGTCGTCACCATCCAGTCGATCATCTGGGACTTCAAGGTCTTCACCCAGATCTACGTCATGACCAACGGCGGCGGCATCGCGGGCCAGAACCTGGTGCTGAACGTGTACGCGTACCAGAAGGCGTTCGCGTCCTCGCAGTACAGCCTCGGATCGGCGATCGGCGTCGTGATGCTGGTGATCCTGCTGGCCGTCACGCTGGTCTATCTGCGCCTCGTACGGCGCCAGGGGGAGGAACTGTGA
- a CDS encoding extracellular solute-binding protein — protein MKLSARIAVPAAALVLAGLTATACAPQTSDTSAQGDEKTGTLRVWLFQEVGNKPKEKVVDAAVADFRKSHKDAKVEIEYIPVDTRAQRIKAAFNDPKSAPDLIEYGNTDTAGYVKDGGLADVSAEFAAWGEAKDTDPTARQSVTVGGKVYGAPLFVGVRALYYRTDVFEDLGMDAPKSQAELISTAKKIHKAKPDLYGLAVGGAYTYGAMPFIWANGGELAGESGGTYKSAINSDKARKGIEAYTSLFGDDNCPAAKCASMGGNATVTAFASGKAAMAIGGDFSHTAVEAGSVKGKYAVVPLPGVAEGSIAPAFAGGNNIGVLKSSSHRTLAVDLMKSLTGKKTQAELFDAMGFLPTYTDVLDNAAKKQPFVAPFVRTLGAGAKFVPASAGWAQIDASLILPTMFQEVVSGRKDVAQASDDAAKKMDAAFTTAG, from the coding sequence ATGAAGCTTTCTGCCCGAATTGCTGTTCCCGCGGCGGCACTTGTGCTGGCGGGCCTCACCGCCACCGCCTGCGCGCCGCAGACCTCCGACACCAGTGCGCAGGGTGACGAGAAGACCGGCACCCTGCGCGTCTGGCTGTTCCAGGAGGTCGGCAACAAGCCCAAGGAGAAGGTCGTCGACGCGGCCGTGGCCGACTTCAGGAAGAGCCACAAGGACGCGAAGGTCGAGATCGAGTACATACCCGTCGACACCCGGGCCCAGCGGATCAAGGCGGCCTTCAACGACCCCAAGAGCGCGCCGGACCTCATCGAGTACGGCAACACCGACACGGCCGGATACGTGAAGGACGGCGGACTGGCCGATGTGAGCGCGGAGTTCGCCGCCTGGGGCGAGGCCAAGGACACCGACCCGACCGCCAGGCAGTCCGTGACCGTCGGCGGCAAGGTCTACGGAGCCCCGCTCTTCGTCGGCGTACGCGCGCTCTACTACCGCACCGACGTCTTCGAGGACCTCGGCATGGACGCCCCCAAGTCCCAGGCCGAGCTGATCTCCACCGCCAAGAAGATCCACAAGGCGAAGCCCGACCTCTACGGCCTCGCGGTCGGCGGCGCCTACACCTATGGCGCGATGCCGTTCATCTGGGCGAACGGCGGCGAACTGGCCGGGGAGAGCGGCGGTACGTACAAGTCGGCCATCAACAGCGACAAGGCCCGCAAGGGCATCGAGGCCTACACCTCGCTCTTCGGCGACGACAACTGTCCGGCCGCCAAGTGCGCCTCCATGGGCGGCAACGCCACCGTCACCGCCTTCGCCTCCGGCAAGGCGGCCATGGCGATCGGCGGCGACTTCAGCCACACGGCGGTCGAGGCGGGCTCGGTCAAGGGCAAGTACGCCGTGGTGCCGCTGCCCGGCGTGGCCGAGGGCTCCATCGCTCCCGCCTTCGCCGGCGGCAACAACATCGGCGTGCTCAAGAGCAGTTCGCACCGCACCCTCGCCGTCGACCTGATGAAGTCGCTGACCGGGAAGAAGACCCAGGCGGAGCTGTTCGACGCGATGGGCTTCCTGCCGACGTACACCGACGTGCTGGACAACGCCGCGAAGAAGCAGCCGTTCGTCGCACCGTTCGTCCGGACGCTGGGCGCGGGCGCCAAGTTCGTACCCGCCTCGGCGGGCTGGGCGCAGATCGACGCCTCGCTGATCCTGCCGACGATGTTCCAGGAGGTCGTCAGCGGCCGTAAGGACGTGGCACAGGCCTCGGACGACGCGGCGAAGAAGATGGACGCGGCGTTCACCACCGCGGGCTGA